The Sphingobacteriales bacterium nucleotide sequence CACCAATAGTAAACAACTCATAAAAATTACAGAGAATGTAAAAGCAATGTGTAGTAGAGGTGAACACACTTTAGTATTAAAAATAGACAATACACTCTGGGCTTGTGGTAATAATGCTTATGGACAACTCGGCGATGGAACAAACACTAATAGCAATCAACTTATAAAAATTACTGATAATGTGAAAGCAATAGATGCAGGTTTAAACCACTCTTTATTATTAAAAACAGACAATACACTTTGGGCTTGCGGTGAAAATAAATTTGGACAATTAGGCGATGGAACAAACACTAATAGCAACCAACTCATAAAAATTATAGAAAATGTAAAAGCGATGAATGCTGGTATATACCACACTTTAGTATTAAAAACAGACAATACACTTTGGGCTTGCGGTTATAATGCTGAAGGAGAACTCGGCGATGAGACAAACATCAATAGGAATCAACTCACAAAAATTACAGAGGATGCAAAAACAATGAGTGCTGGATTTGATTTTACTTTAGTATTAAAAAATGATAATACACTTTGGAGTTGTGGTAATAATGCTTATGGACAACTCGGCGACGGAACATTAACAAATAGAAATACACTAACACCAATGCATATACCTTGGTAATTTTTTTAGGAAAAGTAAAAACAAGATTTAATAAAAACATCTATTAACAAAAACTATAAAACTATGAAAAACTTAAAATTAATAACGCTAATGCTATGCATAATAATAGC carries:
- a CDS encoding chromosome condensation regulator; translation: MKNLKLITLMLCIIIATACKKEKDSATDYSIEAGGGGSYILRQDHTLWACGYNREGQLGDGTYTNKNKLIKITGNVKAISSSTQILVLKTDNTLWACGNNTYGQLGDGTNINSNQLIKITDNVKAIDAGLNHSLILKTDNTLWACGNNTYGQLGDSTNTNSKQLIKITENVKAMCSRGEHTLVLKIDNTLWACGNNAYGQLGDGTNTNSNQLIKITDNVKAIDAGLNHSLLLKTDNTLWACGENKFGQLGDGTNTNSNQLIKIIENVKAMNAGIYHTLVLKTDNTLWACGYNAEGELGDETNINRNQLTKITEDAKTMSAGFDFTLVLKNDNTLWSCGNNAYGQLGDGTLTNRNTLTPMHIPW